From the Hymenobacter yonginensis genome, one window contains:
- a CDS encoding T9SS type B sorting domain-containing protein produces MRQTLLRALCFLLLLAGLSPGRAVASHLLGGEMRYQYVDANGPANARYRYRITVLVYLNWECPPAGGSSSTQSNVPDGRCNIFLNIYDKTTRQRIASNEGANTFPCTQVSCSTLQNPIQNDQQQAGTYRLPRISNPSITPPQPGGCSIPPGSVPPVRLARYEAIVNLPVSFDGYYAVYTDGTRNFNIDNLQNPSNQNQTLFVEMAPPLLPNSSPTFSDTAVVVICQGDTSILVNNAVDPDGDRLIYSFSTPYNGNQGAAASFVAPPSVTYANTGGFSATTPFGTGAGNYAFLNASNGISRYATSRVGRYVVAVEVKEYRTINGAEVLIGSTRREIQLVSRTCSPNNSPQFTAATTAQPRLFTVEEGQPVSFNLGATDADGNPINLRVNSVLLDGSGPFNATFAGSQGTVLPGAVTGSATIQGSGTVNGQFVFNTQCGNGRATPYDVVVTATDVACGAKSVADVFQIQVTKALGPTSISGNDVICDRSVAQQYTAGGPTASSYRWTVRGGTIQGPATNNTVQVLWTGTGAGRLVLRGVSAFGCPTDSVVRIIDVRPAGALAVTPTATAICPGGSTSLTATGGTTYQWTSSTGQTFTGSTITVSPAVTTTYTVSTFDGVCTTTRQATVTVNPAAVANAGADVATCSGVSTSIGTAALAGYTYQWSPATGLSNTSAAQPTFVLSNTTNTAQTFTYIVTATTAQGCVARDSVRITLNPAAVANAGADRAVCSGTPTSIGSASLVGYTYQWSPATGLSSATAANPTLTLTNTGSTPQTFTYIVTATTANSCVSRDTVRVTINPAAVATAGTDRAVCSGETTTLGAASLVGYTYQWSPATGLSSATAANPTFSLTNTGTTAQVLTYTVTATTAEGCVAQSTVRITLNPAAIANAGPDATLCDRQSTTLGSAALTGYRYQWSPAANLSSATTARPVFTGVNTTQTPLTLTYVVTATTAQNCVARDTVRILVNPRPLPDSIQGSASVCPTVQGIAYSIRAPRSTAYQWLVTGGTIASGQGTAAITVNWGGASATASVQAFRRNAEGCSSDTVRFPVRINQQLVTQRPTGPLRVCLADGPFTYQTQLTNGSTYGWQIVGGTQLSTSQNTVQVNFTRPGIAKLVVTESSNPAGGRCLGQSDTLYVTVLPSPAANLAINGPARSCASQTAAQFTLAGTAGSTYAWTVNGAPQTVTAGTLSVPTAVGTYTITARETNASLCAGPVFTKTFVVVPPLAIAGPASYCPASRTGLRYSTAALSGGQYQWTITGGTITSGQGTATVTVDVPAGSANATLSVSETTSPACAATFTIRPDNATVALNVASVDLQDDRKINLALNVPNNSGNTNRVQILRRVAGSTSAFATVGNVPNTATTFTDTSVDADAAAYEYRVELTNACGDLLASTQHTTIRTLATATEGGVGRDEGKVNVSWNAYQGFAVQQYRLYRRAANGTAELVQTVAGTATSVQLTTGSAGFDQCFRIEAVGPGTLTSTSNEACVQFANDLVFYNVVTPNGDNLNDQFIIKNVELYPGNSLTIFNRWGKEVYKASSYRNTFDASSSPAGVYYYLLTLPDGRSFKGWFDVVK; encoded by the coding sequence ATGCGCCAAACTTTACTCCGCGCCTTATGCTTCCTGTTGCTGCTGGCAGGGCTAAGCCCCGGGCGGGCCGTTGCCTCTCACCTGCTGGGCGGCGAGATGCGCTATCAGTATGTGGATGCCAACGGCCCGGCCAATGCCCGCTACCGGTACCGCATCACCGTGCTCGTGTATCTCAACTGGGAGTGCCCGCCGGCCGGCGGCTCGTCCAGCACCCAGTCCAACGTGCCCGACGGACGCTGCAACATCTTCCTCAACATCTACGACAAAACCACCCGGCAGCGCATTGCCAGCAACGAAGGCGCCAACACCTTCCCCTGCACGCAGGTCAGCTGCTCGACGCTGCAGAACCCCATCCAGAACGACCAGCAGCAGGCCGGCACCTACCGGCTGCCGCGCATTTCCAACCCCAGCATTACGCCGCCGCAGCCCGGCGGCTGCAGCATCCCGCCCGGCTCGGTGCCACCAGTGCGTCTGGCCCGCTACGAGGCCATCGTGAACCTGCCCGTGTCGTTTGATGGCTACTACGCCGTGTACACCGACGGCACGCGCAATTTCAACATCGACAACCTGCAGAACCCCAGCAACCAGAACCAGACGCTGTTTGTGGAAATGGCGCCGCCGCTGCTGCCCAACTCCTCGCCCACCTTCTCCGATACGGCCGTCGTCGTTATTTGCCAGGGCGACACCAGCATCCTGGTCAACAACGCCGTTGACCCCGACGGCGACCGGCTGATTTACTCGTTCAGCACGCCCTACAACGGCAATCAGGGCGCGGCGGCTTCCTTCGTGGCCCCGCCCAGCGTCACGTATGCCAACACCGGCGGCTTCTCGGCCACCACACCGTTTGGCACGGGGGCCGGCAACTACGCATTTCTCAATGCCAGCAACGGCATCAGCCGCTACGCCACCTCACGCGTGGGGCGCTACGTGGTGGCCGTGGAAGTCAAGGAATACCGCACTATTAATGGCGCGGAGGTTTTGATTGGCTCGACGAGGCGCGAAATTCAGCTGGTGTCGCGCACCTGCTCGCCCAACAACTCGCCGCAATTTACGGCCGCCACCACCGCACAGCCGCGGCTGTTTACCGTGGAGGAAGGCCAGCCGGTCAGCTTCAACCTGGGCGCTACTGATGCCGATGGCAACCCCATCAACCTGCGCGTCAACAGCGTGCTGCTTGATGGCAGCGGCCCGTTCAATGCCACCTTTGCCGGCAGCCAGGGCACCGTGCTGCCGGGCGCCGTGACCGGCAGCGCCACCATCCAGGGGTCGGGTACCGTCAACGGCCAATTTGTGTTCAACACCCAGTGCGGCAACGGCCGCGCCACGCCCTACGACGTGGTGGTAACCGCCACCGACGTAGCCTGCGGCGCGAAAAGCGTGGCCGACGTGTTCCAGATTCAGGTAACGAAGGCCCTGGGCCCGACCAGCATCAGCGGCAACGACGTTATCTGCGACCGGTCCGTAGCCCAGCAGTACACGGCGGGCGGCCCCACGGCCAGCTCCTACCGCTGGACGGTGCGGGGCGGCACCATTCAGGGCCCGGCCACCAACAACACCGTGCAGGTGCTCTGGACCGGCACCGGCGCCGGCCGCCTGGTTTTGCGCGGCGTATCGGCGTTCGGCTGCCCTACTGATTCGGTGGTGCGCATCATTGACGTGCGGCCGGCCGGCGCTTTGGCTGTCACGCCAACCGCCACCGCCATCTGCCCCGGCGGCTCCACCTCCCTCACGGCTACCGGCGGCACCACCTACCAGTGGACTTCCAGCACCGGCCAGACGTTCACGGGCAGCACCATCACCGTTTCGCCGGCCGTAACGACCACCTATACGGTATCGACGTTCGACGGCGTCTGCACCACCACCCGCCAGGCCACCGTAACCGTCAACCCGGCGGCCGTGGCCAACGCCGGCGCCGATGTGGCCACCTGCTCCGGCGTATCTACGTCGATTGGCACGGCCGCCCTGGCTGGCTACACCTATCAGTGGAGCCCCGCTACCGGCCTGAGCAACACCAGCGCCGCGCAGCCCACCTTTGTGCTGAGCAACACCACCAACACGGCGCAGACCTTCACCTACATCGTGACGGCCACCACGGCCCAGGGCTGCGTGGCCCGCGACTCCGTGCGCATCACGCTGAATCCTGCGGCCGTAGCCAATGCCGGTGCCGACCGCGCTGTGTGCTCTGGTACGCCTACTTCGATTGGCTCGGCCTCTCTAGTGGGCTATACTTACCAGTGGAGCCCGGCCACCGGCCTGAGCAGCGCCACCGCCGCCAACCCAACCCTCACGCTCACCAATACCGGCAGCACGCCGCAAACGTTCACCTACATCGTGACGGCCACTACCGCCAACAGCTGCGTGAGCCGCGACACGGTGCGCGTCACCATCAACCCGGCCGCCGTGGCCACGGCCGGCACCGACCGAGCCGTGTGCTCGGGCGAAACCACCACGCTGGGTGCGGCCTCATTGGTGGGCTACACCTACCAGTGGAGCCCGGCCACCGGCCTGAGCAGCGCTACGGCTGCCAACCCAACTTTCAGCCTGACCAACACCGGCACTACGGCGCAGGTGCTCACCTACACGGTCACGGCTACTACGGCTGAGGGCTGCGTAGCCCAGAGCACGGTGCGCATCACGCTCAACCCAGCCGCCATTGCCAACGCCGGCCCCGACGCCACGCTCTGCGACCGGCAGTCGACGACGCTGGGCAGCGCGGCTCTCACCGGCTACCGCTACCAGTGGAGCCCGGCCGCCAACCTGAGCAGCGCCACCACGGCCCGCCCGGTATTCACGGGCGTGAACACCACCCAAACCCCGCTCACGCTCACCTATGTTGTGACGGCCACCACGGCCCAAAACTGCGTAGCCCGCGACACGGTACGCATCCTCGTCAACCCGCGGCCGCTGCCCGACAGCATCCAGGGCTCGGCTTCGGTGTGCCCCACGGTGCAGGGCATTGCCTACAGCATCCGGGCGCCGCGCTCCACGGCCTACCAGTGGCTCGTGACGGGCGGCACCATTGCCAGCGGCCAGGGCACGGCGGCCATCACTGTGAACTGGGGCGGGGCTTCCGCCACGGCCAGCGTGCAGGCGTTCCGGCGGAATGCTGAAGGCTGCTCGTCGGATACCGTACGGTTCCCGGTGCGCATCAACCAGCAGCTCGTGACGCAGCGGCCCACCGGCCCGCTGCGTGTGTGCCTCGCCGATGGCCCCTTCACCTACCAGACCCAGCTCACCAACGGCTCCACCTACGGCTGGCAGATTGTGGGCGGCACCCAGCTTAGCACCAGCCAGAACACGGTGCAGGTGAACTTCACCCGGCCCGGCATTGCCAAGCTGGTCGTGACGGAATCCAGCAACCCGGCCGGCGGCCGCTGCCTGGGCCAGAGCGACACGCTTTATGTGACGGTGCTGCCGTCGCCGGCCGCTAACCTGGCCATCAACGGCCCGGCCCGGTCCTGCGCCAGCCAGACGGCAGCGCAGTTTACCTTGGCCGGCACCGCCGGCTCCACCTACGCTTGGACTGTGAATGGCGCGCCCCAGACGGTTACGGCCGGTACCCTGAGCGTACCGACTGCCGTGGGCACTTACACCATCACGGCCCGCGAAACCAACGCCAGCCTGTGCGCCGGGCCGGTGTTCACCAAAACCTTCGTGGTAGTGCCGCCGCTAGCTATTGCCGGTCCGGCCAGCTATTGCCCCGCCAGCCGCACCGGTTTGCGCTACAGCACCGCGGCCCTCAGCGGCGGCCAGTATCAGTGGACGATAACGGGCGGCACCATCACCAGCGGCCAGGGCACGGCCACCGTGACAGTTGACGTGCCAGCCGGTTCGGCCAACGCCACGCTCAGCGTGTCGGAAACCACCAGCCCCGCCTGCGCCGCCACCTTCACCATCCGCCCCGACAACGCGACGGTGGCGCTGAACGTGGCCTCGGTGGACCTGCAGGATGACCGCAAAATCAACCTCGCGCTCAACGTGCCCAACAACTCCGGCAACACCAACCGCGTGCAGATTCTGCGCCGCGTGGCGGGCAGTACCTCGGCCTTCGCCACCGTGGGCAACGTGCCGAACACCGCTACCACCTTCACCGATACCAGCGTGGATGCCGATGCCGCCGCCTACGAGTACCGCGTGGAGTTGACCAACGCCTGCGGCGACCTGCTGGCCAGCACCCAGCACACCACCATCCGGACCCTGGCCACGGCCACAGAGGGCGGTGTGGGCCGCGACGAAGGCAAAGTTAACGTGAGCTGGAACGCCTACCAGGGCTTTGCCGTGCAGCAGTACCGGCTCTACCGCCGGGCCGCCAACGGCACGGCCGAGTTGGTACAGACCGTGGCCGGCACCGCCACCAGCGTGCAGCTCACCACGGGCAGCGCCGGCTTCGACCAGTGCTTCCGGATTGAGGCCGTGGGCCCGGGCACGCTCACGTCCACGTCCAACGAGGCCTGCGTGCAGTTCGCCAACGACCTGGTGTTCTACAACGTGGTGACGCCCAACGGCGACAACCTCAACGACCAGTTCATCATCAAAAACGTGGAGCTCTACCCCGGCAACTCACTCACCATCTTCAATCGTTGGGGCAAGGAAGTCTACAAAGCCAGCAGCTACCGCAACACCTTCGACGCCAGCTCCAGCCCGGCCGGCGTCTACTACTACCTGCTCACCCTGCCCGACGGCCGCTCCTTCAAAGGCTGGTTCGACGTGGTGAAATAG